In Monodelphis domestica isolate mMonDom1 chromosome 3, mMonDom1.pri, whole genome shotgun sequence, the following proteins share a genomic window:
- the LOC130457973 gene encoding E3 ubiquitin-protein ligase RBBP6-like, producing the protein MSGVHYKFSSQLNYGTVIFEGPHISVCDLKKQIMKKEKLKAPNCELHISNADTKEEYTDDNAPIHRNFSVIVRRVPAGGIVATSRTHVLDLTKRVSRTSKANLSHDLRRQFDMPSGVPREAKKETQRKTDSSASASVAQLIKFANLTEADASEEDKVQAMMIQSVHEYDPIHYTKTPPGPPPPSYTCFRCGKPGHYIKNCPTKGDKDFDPVPRMKKSTGIPRSFMMEVKDPNMKGAMLTDTGKYVIPTIDAEAYARGKKEKPPFLPAEESSSSEVEDPIPDELLCLICKAIMTDAAVIPCCGNSYCDECIRTALLESDGHTCPTCHQNDVSPDALIANKCLRRAIENFQNKTGYTKGLQKQICPPPPPRPPIQRNLLPLTRPPLSRQQDPLKIPVTSASTHAATASGSSSMSPNKSSAAPIKKPSTPAPVADGTATVSISVQAEKPDGPSRDPDDKLRPAAALVSDHPQASSSTAISALREEKGSRGPLLGMPSGIGQSLLHGQLMPTTGPARINAALVAPAPAAAAAAAAPAPAAAAAAAGRPVWEPSINGGQHLGEHSQRTHGPSLPGTPVPPPPLYPPPPHTLPLPPGVPPPQFPPQFPPGPPPPAGYRVPPPGFPPAPTTLSAPWVSTAVQTAPPNTIRTIQALPLSREEFYRVQRRLREEEKRKSKRDFAKKFTDYEKIPKERRRAFSRSKSPHSGSSRSRSSYTYSKSRCGSSRCPSHSRSFSPSHCPYPRRGRGKSRDRRSRSRSHGYHRARSRSPPRRRYHSRPRSPPVFRGQSPNKRNIPQGQTGHRSPNRGGNYPEKLSARHGHTMKDIATSKEKDRENPPGDGKGSKQDKHGKRRQGEENEGFPNTELLQRSKKRRKC; encoded by the coding sequence ATGTCCGGTGTGCATTATAAATTTTCCTCCCAACTCAACTATGGGACCGTTATCTTTGAAGGACCCCACATCTCCGTGTGTGATTTGAAGAAGCAAAtcatgaagaaagagaaactcaAGGCTCCTAACTGCGAGCTACACATCAGCAATGCAGACACAAAAGAAGAGTACACGGATGACAATGCCCCGATTCACAGGAATTTCTCCGTTATCGTAAGAAGAGTTCCTGCTGGAGGTATTGTAGCTACGAGCAGGACACATGTTTTAGATCTAACTAAACGAGTGAGTAGAACCTCAAAAGCAAACCTATCTCATGACCTGAGAAGACAGTTTGATATGCCTAGTGGCGTTCCACGGGAGGCGAAAAAGGAAACTCAAAGGAAGACTGACTCTTCTGCATCCGCTTCTGTGGCCCAGTTGATCAAGTTTGCAAATCTGACTGAAGCCGATGCTTCTGAAGAAGACAAAGTTCAAGCGATGATGATCCAGTCCGTCCACGAATACGATCCGATCCATTACACGAAGACACCTCCGGGGCCACCTCCACCATCTTATACCTGTTTCCGGTGTGGGAAACCTGGCCATTACATAAAGAATTGCCCAACCAAAGGGGATAAAGACTTTGATCCGGTTCCCAGAATGAAAAAGAGCACTGGAATTCCTAGAAGTTTTATGATGGAGGTGAAAGATCCGAACATGAAAGGTGCCATGCTTACCGATACTGGAAAATATGTCATCCCAACCATAGATGCAGAGGCATATGccagggggaagaaagaaaaaccaccTTTCCTACCAGCGGAAGAGTCGTCTTCGTCAGAAGTGGAGGACCCTATCCCAGATGAATTGCTATGTCTAATCTGCAAAGCCATAATGACTGATGCCGCTGTCATACCTTGCTGTGGAAACAGTTATTGTGACGAATGTATAAGAACAGCTTTGCTAGAATCGGATGGCCATACATGCCCAACTTGTCATCAGAATGATGTGTCTCCTGATGCTTTAATTGCCAACAAATGTTTGCGCCGGGCTATTGAGAACTTCCAAAACAAAACCGGTTATACCAAAGGGCTTCAAAAGCAAATatgcccacccccacctccaaggCCACCGATTCAGCGGAACCTACTGCCACTGACCAGACCTCCACTTTCAAGACAGCAGGACCCTTTGAAGATCCCAGTGACATCTGCATCTACTCATGCTGCTACTGCTTCTGGATCATCATCCATGAGTCCTAATAAATCCTCTGCTGCACCTATAAAGAAACCTTCTACTCCGGCACCAGTTGCCGATGGAACTGCCACAGTGTCCATATCTGTCCAAGCAGAAAAACCAGATGGGCCTTCCCGTGATCCTGATGACAAACTGAGACCTGCTGCAGCTTTGGTATCAGATCATCCTCAAGCTTCTTCATCAACAGCAATTAGTGCACTAAGGGAAGAAAAGGGCTCTCGGGGACCTCTGCTTGGAATGCCTTCTGGGATCGGGCAGTCCCTTTTGCATGGACAGTTGATGCCTACAACGGGTCCAGCAAGAATAAATGCTGCTCTtgttgctcctgctcctgctgctgctgctgctgctgctgctcctgctcctgctgctgctgctgctgctgctggtagACCTGTTTGGGAACCAAGCATCAATGGAGGGCAACACCTTGGTGAACATTCCCAGAGGACTCATGGCCCATCACTACCAGGAACACCTGTCCCACCGCCTCCTTTGTATCCACCACCGccccacacacttcctctccctccaGGTGTTCCAccacctcagttccctcctcaATTTCCACCCGGGCCACCACCACCTGCTGGCTACAGAGTCCCTCCTCCAGGTTTCCCTCCAGCCCCTACAACTTTATCAGCACCTTGGGTATCCACAGCAGTACAAACCGCTCCTCCGAATACCATCCGGACAATACAAGCTCTCCCCTTATCCAGGGAAGAGTTCTACAGAGTGCAAAGAAGactaagagaggaggagaagagaaagtccAAACGAGATTTTGCTAAGAAATTCACGGACTACGAAAAGATTCCAAAGGAGCGTCGACGCGCCTTTTCAAGATCTAAATCGCCACATAGTGGCTCCTCTCGCTCAAGAAGTTCATATACCTATTCTAAATCGAGATGTGGTTCCTCACGTTGCCCTTCCCATTCTCGATCCTTTAGTCCTTCACACTGTCCATACCCCAGAAGAGGCAGAGGCAAAAGTCGAGATCGGCGTTCAAGATCCAGGTCTCATGGTTATCACCGCGCCAGATCGAGGTCGCCCCCACGTAGGCGATATCATTCACGACCAAGATCCCCTCCAGTgtttagggggcagtctcctaaCAAACGGAATATACCTCAAGGACAAACAGGTCACCGCAGTCCCAACAGAGGTGGCAATTACCCGGAAAAGCTCTCAGCGAGACATGGTCACACCATGAAGGACATTGCCACGTCAAAAGAGAAGGACCGTGAAAATCCACCAGGAGATGGAAAGGGAAGCAAACAGGACAAACACGGGAAGAGGAGACAGGGGGAGGAAAATGAAGGCTTTCCTAACACAGAGTTGCTACAGCGCTCTAAAAAACGAAGGAAGTGTTAA